The genomic stretch CTGTGGCCCCCACGCACAGCTTGGGGGGGACCAGGCTTTGGTGGCAGCAGCCACATGCTCTGCACCCACACGGGCTCCTGCCCccagcatcctcctgctccctgaggctgcaggagggctgcagggcaagGCAGGCTGCTGaaagagcccccccccccccagctctgtaGGGTTTGGTTGGGCGCTGGGCACCCAGGAGTTAACGGCTGGGACACTGAGCGATGCGGCACTGTCCCCCCTCCTGTCGTTCCCCCCCCCATGTGCCCAGCCCCCATGCGCATCCATCTGCACCGCGGAGCAgtcctgccagcaaggagcGATCTTATCGCGGCCCCTTTATTAAAGCCCGAGCATATCTGCCTGGTGATTATTaaaagttggggggggggacgcCCCCCGCACCGAGGCGCAGACATGCCGGCATCGCAGGCACCCGCATCGCTGCAGATGGAGCGATAGAGGCTGCGCCTGCACGGCACAGCTCGGGTACCCCAGCGGGGAGGAGGACGGACCCCAAACATCTCCTCggctcccctctgctccccccagccccgggaagccaggtctggggggggggacacatgAGATGTGGGGACCCCGTCCTGGGAGGTGGCTCGCCAGTGCGCAGAGCAGGAGTTGGGATGGTGTTAGGGGCTGCGTTTTGGACCTAAAGCGCATCTCAGGATGCTCGCAGGGAGCCAGTGGGCGCAGCCGCCCCTCCACCCCACGTCCCCACGTCTGTCCCATGTCCACCCTccgtccccgctgcccccggtCCCAGCCCCGCCGGGACCCCCGTCACTCACGGCGCACTTGACGGGCCGGAAGGAGAGGAGGTGCTCGGTGCGGTAGCCGCTGTTCCCGCTCCAGGCCTCCCACCGGGGGTAGTCGcccttctccaggatgaactgCTGGCCCTGGTACTCGGGGTACTCGAAGCCCACCCAgctggaggggagaggagggcggCGCTCAGGGACGCAGCCCCGCTTGGCAGatggggaaaccgaggcacggCGCAACGGGGGGAGGCTGCGCGGTGAGGCCCAGGGCGGAGGTGGATGTCCCAGCTCCCGAGCAGTCCCCCGGGAGCGTGGTGGCGGGGAGGGTGCCGGGGGGACACTTACGGGCCCGACTCCACCTTGATGGAGCGGATCTTGCGGAAGCTGCGCTCCATGATGCTGGGGCACTCCATGAGGAACTCGCAGCGCTTGCCCTGgaagctctcctcctcccacaccGTGATCTTGTACTGCCCCAGGGTGTCCATGGCTTCGCTGGTCATGCGGGGAGCTCGGCTGCGGGCAGAGCCCAGGCGTCACCCGGGCAGGGTGTCCCCATCCCGTGCCACCGTCCCCTCGCCCTCCCAGGCTGGTCGGGGGGGACACCCCCGgcccccttccctccagctgca from Oxyura jamaicensis isolate SHBP4307 breed ruddy duck chromosome 7, BPBGC_Ojam_1.0, whole genome shotgun sequence encodes the following:
- the CRYBA2 gene encoding beta-crystallin A2 isoform X2, with product MTSEAMDTLGQYKITVWEEESFQGKRCEFLMECPSIMERSFRKIRSIKVESGPWVGFEYPEYQGQQFILEKGDYPRWEAWSGNSGYRTEHLLSFRPVKCANHNDSKAILYEAENFQGHKFELSDDYPSLQAMGWGNKEVASIKVNAGAWVAYQYPGYRGYQYVLERDRQNGEYKKYSEYSSQAHTNQIQSIRRIQH